In Ptychodera flava strain L36383 chromosome 17, AS_Pfla_20210202, whole genome shotgun sequence, one genomic interval encodes:
- the LOC139115076 gene encoding phosphatidate phosphatase LPIN2-like isoform X3, producing the protein MNYFGRFLSNFKDFYKEINAATLTGAIDVIVVEQQDGSFQCSPFHVRFGKMGVLRSREKVVDIEINGEPVDLHMKLGETGEAFFVEETDGEIPDYLATSPIQSYDDLIEAGLKRLHVESEVLEDKEDVKIEEISVLTEDKYLIEGVAEAMKEPCGSDSVTVNIEEVSKSVEIVIETGDGETKTSHLDLSRNCSLASLSEAESEKRGMSDKCGEDDTKKKVKVLRKRRKSGKGNKSKTNNSIERCDSHSSVQSVEDIFEMEITTDDDDDDDEIQIINAHSDNHSNGHVIQCEDDRHFTHLSEIPYIPDFHPFSDGDATPLDSPIVSPRPGTPKSDTEAELQRIEPLQGQEVNMKWNWGELPQVPQPVKPTVTVSESTETADAENGATSSESTVAKETSSEAESKQKQSMLGSMFQFMRRTKKIRHSQNMEGIYLDELTNNKDELDPEVAALYLTKPTLPTNQIQPIKDDCKDEKEDICLTTADEERQSAVQSPSSLEGGEGSIDSGLESQHPFEDSSILTTPHDLLTRINISKATSTDETGEQLGDLALSLCGGLEKSEGDIPMENFLQALVTYEDFCKNPGILTDPNLVLRFGGKYYNWQSASPLIMSLVVFQRPLPENVADRLTKDSSKKEGRRLTSWFSWRRSNKPTDSIKSEEKAMSDSSLPNSLPSSPKKEASRRQKSDSSSSEEDQLSPPRQKPVKESHSDITEIGNERYRKTVRLSSDKIAKLNLKSGANEIVYSVTTQYQGTCRCKCNVYLWRYDDKIIISDIDGTITKSDVMGQILPVFGKDWTQSGVANLYTSIRKNGYQFLYLSARAIGQASLTKGYLKSVKQEQTVLPDGPLLLSPTSLITAFHKEVIERKPEEFKISCLRDIQALFPDSGHKNPFYAGFGNKINDVWAYRALDIPISRIFTINPKGELKHELTQTFQSSYTKLSDLVDHLFPPVASKTTSYEFTYPNEYSSFTYWRTPHMEIDIELTPLDDDKQKTKSSKK; encoded by the exons ATGAATTACTTTGGTAGATTTTTGTccaattttaaagacttttacAAAGAGATAAATGCTGCAACGTTAACTGGTGCAATAGATGTCATTGTTGTTGAACAACAAGATGGAAGTTTCCAGTGTTCACCATTTCACGTCAGATTCGGTAAAATGGGAGTTTTGCGAAGCAGAGAGAAAGTG GTTGACATTGAAATCAATGGTGAGCCGGTTGATTTACATATGAAATTAGGTGAGACTGGAGAAGCTTTCTTTGTTGAAGAAACAGATGGTGAG ATTCCAGACTACCTGGCGACATCTCCAATCCAATCCTATGATGATTTAATAGAGGCAGGATTGAAAAGACTTCACGTGGAATCAGAGGTCCTTGAGGATAAAGAAGATGTGAAAATTGAGGAAATTTCTGTTTTGACAGAAGATAAATACCTGATAGAGGGAGTAGCTGAAGCAATGAAAGAACCTTGTGGTTCTGACTCTGTAACTGTGAATATTGAAGAAGTCAGCAAGTCAGTTGAAATCGTCATAGAAACTGGAGATGGAGAGACCAAGACATCGCATCTGGACTTGTCAAGAAACTGCAGTCTTGCCAGTCTGTCAGAAGCTGAGAGTGAAAAGAGAGGAATGTCGGATAAGTGCGGAGAGGATGATACCAAAAAGAAGGTTAAAGTGTTACGGAAACGCAGGAAAAGTGGGAAAGGCAACAAATCTAAAACAAACAATAGCATTGAGAGATGTGACAGTCATTCCAGTGTACAGTCTGTGGAAGACATCTTTGAAATGGAAATCACAactgatgacgatgatgatgatgatgaaattcaAATCATCAATGCACATTCAGACAACCATAGCAATGGTCATGTAATTCAATGTGAGGATGACAGACACTTTACACATCTATCTGAGATTCCGTACATTCCAGACTTCCATCCGTTCTCTGATGGTGATGCCACTCCACTTGACAG CCCAATTGTAAGTCCAAGACCAGGAACACCTAAGAGTGATACTGAAGCTGAATTGCAGAGAATTGAACCACTGCAAGGACAAGAAGTTAATATGAAATGGAATTGGGGTGAACTTCCTCAAGTCCCACAA CCTGTTAAACCAACAGTAACTGTAAGTGAATCCACAGAGACAGCTGATGCTGAAAATGGTGCCACTTCTTCAGAATCAACAGTTGCCAAGGAAACATCATCTGAGGCAGAGTCTAAACAGAAACAATCCATGCTTGGCAGCATGTTTCAGTTCATGAGAAGAACCAAGAAAATTCGACACAGTCAAAATATGGAAGGGATCTATCTTGATGAACTCACTAACAATAAAGATGAACTTGATCCTGAAGTTGCAGCTCTCTACTTAACAAAACC TACCTTACCGACAAATCAGATTCAGCCCATTAAAGATGACTGCAAAGATGAGAAGGAGGATATTTGCTTAACAACAGCAGATGAAGAAAGACAGTCAGCTGTTCAGTCTCCAAGTTCCTTAGAAGGAGGAGAAGGCAGTATAGACAGTGGACTTGAATCACAACATCCATTTGAAGACTCCAG CATTCTAACAACACCTCATGATCTTTTAACAAGAATTAATATTAGTAAGGCAACTTCTACAGATGAAACTGG TGAACAACTTGGTGATTTGGCGTTGTCGTTATGTGGTGGATTAGAAAAATCAGAAGGTGATATACCAATGG AGAATTTCTTGCAAGCTTTAGTTACATACGAAGATTTCTGTAAGAATCCTGGTATTTTGACAGATCCAAATTTAGTTTTACGTTTTGGTGGCAAATACTACAACTGGCAGTCAGCTAGTCCATTAATCATGTCATTGGTTGTCTTTCAAAGACCACTTCCTGAG AATGTTGCCGACAGACTAACAAAAGATTCTTCCAAGAAGGAGGGTCGCCGTCTTACATCATGGTTTTCTTGGAGAAGATCTAACAAACCAACAGACAGCATCAAATCTGAAGAGAAAGCTATGAGTGACAGCAGTCTTCCAAACAGTCTGCCATCGTCTCCAAAGAAAGAAGCTTCCAG GCGTCAGAAATCAGACAGTTCATCGAGTGAGGAGGATCAGTTGTCACCTCCAAGACAAAAACCTGTGAAAGAAAGTCACAGTGACATCACAGAAATAGGAAATGAACGATACAGGAAAACTGTCAGATTGTCAAGTGATAAGATT GCAAAACTAAATTTGAAAAGTGGTGCCAATGAAATAGTGTATTCCGTAACCACTCAGTATCAAGGAACGTGTCGATGTAAATGCAATGTGTATCTCTGGCGCTATGACGACAAAATCATCATCTCAGACATCGATGGAACCATCACGAAATCCGATGTCATGGGTCAGATATTACCAGTATTTGGCAAAGATTGGACACAGTCCGGCGTTGCTAACTTGTACACCAGTATTAGAAAGAATGGTTACCAGTTCCTGTATCTGTCAGCGCGTGCCATTGGACAAGCTTCACTTACAAAGGGTTATTTGAAGAGTGTCAAACAGGAACAGACAGTTCTTCCGGATGGACCATTGTTGTTATCGCCGACCTCTCTCATCACAGCCTTTCATAA GGAAGTCATTGAAAGGAAACCAGAAGAATTCAAAATTAGTTGTTTACGTGACATACAGGCATTGTTTCCAGACAGTGGTCATAAAAATCCATTTTATGCTGGCTTTGGAAATAAAATCAAT GATGTGTGGGCATATCGTGCTCTGGACATTCCCATATCTAGAATCTTCACAATCAATCCAAAAGGAGAACTCAAACATGAATTGACGCAGACTTTCCAGTCATC GTATACCAAGTTGAGTGATCTTGTTGATCATTTGTTTCCTCCAGTGGCAAGTAAGACAACCTCCTATGAGTTCACATATCCCAATGAATACAGCAGCTTCACATACTGGAGAACACCTCACATGGAAATTGACATTGAACTCACACCCCTTGACGATGACAAACAGAAAACCAAGTCATCCAAAAAATAA